In Castanea sativa cultivar Marrone di Chiusa Pesio chromosome 6, ASM4071231v1, a single window of DNA contains:
- the LOC142638210 gene encoding uncharacterized protein LOC142638210 — MSATSKASWMVAASIGAVEALKDQGVCRWNYPLRSLQQLAKNNIRSYYQAKKLSAQCSSAISSKVNNEKLKQSEESLRKVMYLSCWGPN; from the coding sequence ATGAGTGCAACAAGTAAAGCTTCTTGGATGGTGGCAGCAAGTATTGGTGCAGTTGAGGCTTTGAAAGACCAAGGTGTTTGCAGATGGAACTATCCTCTAAGGTCACTTCAACAGCTTGCGAAGAACAATATCAGATCATACTATCAAGCCAAGAAACTCTCAGCTCAGTGTTCCTCGGCTATATCTAGTAAAGTGAACAACGAGAAGCTAAAGCAGAGTGAAGAGTCTTTGAGAAAAGTCATGTATTTGAGTTGTTGGGGTCCCAACTGA
- the LOC142638209 gene encoding uncharacterized protein LOC142638209, giving the protein MSATSKASWMVAASIGAVEALKDQGVCRWNYPLRSLHQHAKNNIRSYYQAKKLSAQSSSAISSKVNNEKLKQSEESLRKVMYLSCWGPN; this is encoded by the coding sequence ATGAGTGCAACAAGTAAAGCTTCTTGGATGGTGGCAGCAAGTATTGGTGCAGTTGAGGCCTTGAAAGACCAAGGTGTTTGCAGATGGAACTATCCTCTAAGGTCACTTCACCAGCATGCGAAGAACAATATCAGATCATACTATCAAGCCAAGAAACTCTCAGCTCAGTCTTCCTCGGCTATATCTAGTAAAGTGAACAACGAGAAGCTAAAGCAGAGTGAAGAGTCTTTGAGAAAAGTCATGTATTTGAGTTGTTGGGGTCCTAACTGA